GGACTCGATCGAGCATTGCAGCAATCCTATACAGATACTATTGCTGATGAATATCGATTTTTAGCTGATTTGCTAATTAACCAGGGACGCATTTTAGAGGCACAGCAGATCCTTGATTTATTGAAACTGGAAGAACTGCGAGAATTTACCCGTAATGCACGGACGATCGGCAGCACCGACGGGATTGCCTTAAACGATGCTGAAAAGCAGATTCTTCAGGACTATGGAACGCTGATTGCCTTTGGGCGAAAGATCTACGAGTGCGAACAAACTAACTGCTCAGAACTCGATCGCCTGCTGCAACAGCGACGCAATCTGTCTGAGGAATACGATCGGCGTATTAAGACCCTGATCGCCACCGTTCGCGATAATCGCCAGAGGGACGACTTTTTCTACGATCCCCGCTACCTGAATGAAACTGCCAGAGAGATTGTTGCCACCCCCGGAACGGTGCTGATTTATCCCTTTGTCCAGGACGATAAGCTCACCCTGCTCTGGACAGCCTCCGGCGAAATTGTGGGCAGTAAAACCATTCCCGTCAGTCGGCAGCAGCTTGGCGAAACCGTCGTGCGATTCCGGGCACTGCTCCAGAATCCTGACCTCAACAATCTCAGGGAACTGCAAGCCGTCGGCAAACAGCTTTATGACTGGCTGATCCAGCCCCTCGAAGCCGAACTGCAAGCCAAACTTGCCCAGCAGGGACAGTCCATGACCCATCTCGTCTTTGCCCAGGATCGAATTCTGCGCTATGTGCCGATGGCAGCTTTGTTTGACGGCGAGAACTATTTGGTCGAACGCTACATCCTGTCCACTATTCTCTCCGCCGAACTCACCGACATGGACGATCGCCTCACGCCCGGAACAGACCGGAACCCCATGCTGGCACTGGGACTGTCCCAATCTGTCGCTGGACTCAACCCCCTGCCCAACGTCGAAGAAGAACTGGATGCGATCGTGCGGCAGGCAAGCAACGATCCCAGAGGCATCTATCCCGGTCAGGACTTTCTCAACCAGGACTTTACCCTTCCTGCCCTGTCAGACAATCTGCGGAACTCTCGCATTGTTCATATCGCAACCCACGGCAAATTTGTCGCTGGACAACCGGAACAGTCCTACCTCGTTATGGGCAACGGTGAGCCGCTCACGATTGAGCAGATTAATAGTCTCGGCTCCGATTTGCGAAATGTGCATCTGGTCGTTCTCTCTGCCTGTGAAACGGCACTGGGCGGACCCGGAGCAGACGGTATCGAGGTCGCAGGTATTAGCTCCTACTTCCTGGCGGCAAATCGTGCCAGTGCAGTGATGGCTTCCCTCTGGCTAGTCAACGATGCCAGCACCAGCCAACTGATGCAGCAGTTTTACCAGAATCTTGCGAACGGCATGACCAAAGCCGATGCCCTCAGACAAGCACAGCTTTTTCTATTAAATGGAAACCAGCCCAACCCGACAGGAACCGATCGTACAGGCAATGTCACGATCGGAATCCGAGATATTCGCACCGGTTTACCGCCCGAAGTCAGCAGTCGGTTGAGTCATCCCTACTACTGGGCACCGTTTATTCTGATTGGGAATGGGTTGTAGGACGAGTATGCTTTCCCTTTCAAGCGATTCAGTCAACGTTGCATAGAAACTGTAAGCGGTGTATCTCCTAACGGTACGTCGCTTTTTGTTTGGTTTCATCAAGTTGGACGATCGCCATTAAACCCTACGCCCTAGAAAAATTGCATAGGTTCTACAGCTTGTCCAATACGTGAGGGGGAGAGCGGCAAACGAACTGTTGCTCTCGTCCAAATAAACGAAAAGGTAGAAACCATGACGAACGAAATGAACAACACCGTGAACGAGATGAATATGGCTTCTATGGAATCGATCGAAGCAGGTGCAATTGAACTATCGGAACAGGATCTAGAAGCGGTTTCCGGTGGTTTGAATCTGAGCTTTGGCGATGTCGATAGCTTCTTCCAGCAGTCCGGCAACTTCTTCTCCGGCAAAAAACTGTCTGTGGATCAGGCAACCTTCGCGGGTCCGAACGGCAGCGGCACGATCTCCTCGATCGATTTCCAGCAAGTAGACAGCGGAGCCTTCCAGAATATCGGTATCGGCTAAGCGATCGGCTCACCCCATCTACTCAGAGGTTGCCTGAAGCGATCATCTGAGTCACTCTACACTCCGACAGGGGGCTGGGTTGAGGGTTAGCATTAGCAAATTCTCGTTTAGCCCCCTTTATTAGTCACTGCACGATCGAAGAGAAGAAATGTCCGACGCTCAAGATTCAGATGCACCGATCGAATTATCCGACGCAGAACTGGCAGAGATTTCGGGGGGAATTGATTTTACGTTTTCCATGATGATTGTTCAGAAAACGGACTCGATTTCGATTCAGGAAAGCTCCTCCGATGCGGGAAGCAGCACATCCATTACGCGATCGTCTCGATTCTCTGCGTTTCTGTTTCAGTATTCCGGTTCGGGCATCGAGGCATGGAATGAAATGTTCACGATGCTGTCCAGTTTCTTTCAGCTATTCAGAAGATAATCCTTCATCTTTTCCTTTCATGAATTCACTTATCGACTATGACAAATTCGTTGCTCCATGAATTCACGAATTCCGAGATCGAGTGGATGCTTTCGGTCGGAAAGCCGATCGATCTACCCGCAGGAGTTCTACTCATCGATCCGAACTACGCACCTGAATCGCTTTATCTGCTTCTGGAAGGCGAGCTTGCCCTTTGTCTAACCCAGAATGAAGCCGCTGGTCAACCTGATGCAGAAGATGCCCACATTCTGGAATTCGATCGCCTTGCGCTGGGCAATCTGGTCGGGGTGATTCCCTTTCTAGAAGATTGCACGGCTCACTTGATGGTACGATCGCTCACGCCTGCAAAAGTCTTTGCTTTACCGCGATCGGCTATCAGTGAAAAGCTACAATCCGACTCGCAGTTTGCCGCGCATTTCTATCGGGCGACCGTCTTTCTCCTGATGCGGCAATTGACTAGACTAAGCCAGCGAATTGGATGTAATGTTGCCCAGTTAAGCCAGATGCAGTTGCGAGAAGCCTCAATGGTCTTTGCCGAACTTCAGGACAGCGATCTTGACTGGCTAATTGCCGTTGGACAGGTGCGGCAGTTTCCTGGAGATATGGTATTAATTCAGGCAGGCAGACCGATCGATGAGATGCACCTGGTGCTTGAGGGGGCTGTTGCGCTGAATTTGAGTCGGGACTTTTCACCGCTTTTGCTTGCAAATCCTAATGTTCAAGAAGAGGAACTTGCCCGACTGTCACGGGGCGATCTGGTGGGTGAACTGCTGGCGATCGATGCTTTTCCGTCTAACGTCACGGTGAGAACGCTGCGCGAAACGGAAGTTTTATCGATTCCCAAATGGCGACTGAAAGCGAAACTGCTGCATGATCCGGATTTTGCTGCCCGATTCTATCGCGTTCTTGCCCTACTGCTAGCAAACAAACAGCAAGCCGTCATTCAGCAACTCGGCTATGACACCAGCAGCAACGAGTTAAACAGTCAGCGATTATCGCAGCTTGCACTGGCGGAAGCCCGATTTGAATGGATGCTGAAGCGAATTGGAACACAGTTGAACAGTGGGGAGGCAATTCAATGGTGACGCAAAAACAGATAGTGACGCAAAAACAGATAAATCAAAAACAGCCGCAGCAAAAAAAATCCTTATTTCGCCAGGAAGCGCTGGAGCAAACCGCCTCTCCCGAAAAGCTCGATCAGCTTGTACAGATTGTCAGTCCGCAACGGTGGCTTTCACTTGCTGCTTTAGGCATTCTTGTCACCGCAGGCGTGGGCTGGGGAGTCTTTGGACGAATTCCGATTACCGTCACGGGTCGGGGAATGCTGGTCTATCCCGGTAAGGTGGCTCCGGTACAGGCAGGCAGTACGGGACGGATTCAGTCGATCGAAGTAGAGGAGGGCGATCGCGTTCAGAAGGGTCAGGTGTTAGCGACGATCGATCAAACTGAGCTTCAGAATCAGCTAAAGCTGGCAAGGGATAAACTGGCGCAACTGCGATTTCAGGA
This genomic interval from Leptolyngbya ohadii IS1 contains the following:
- a CDS encoding CHAT domain-containing protein, yielding MAIVFLKQSVNVRESIRGDIRGLDRALQQSYTDTIADEYRFLADLLINQGRILEAQQILDLLKLEELREFTRNARTIGSTDGIALNDAEKQILQDYGTLIAFGRKIYECEQTNCSELDRLLQQRRNLSEEYDRRIKTLIATVRDNRQRDDFFYDPRYLNETAREIVATPGTVLIYPFVQDDKLTLLWTASGEIVGSKTIPVSRQQLGETVVRFRALLQNPDLNNLRELQAVGKQLYDWLIQPLEAELQAKLAQQGQSMTHLVFAQDRILRYVPMAALFDGENYLVERYILSTILSAELTDMDDRLTPGTDRNPMLALGLSQSVAGLNPLPNVEEELDAIVRQASNDPRGIYPGQDFLNQDFTLPALSDNLRNSRIVHIATHGKFVAGQPEQSYLVMGNGEPLTIEQINSLGSDLRNVHLVVLSACETALGGPGADGIEVAGISSYFLAANRASAVMASLWLVNDASTSQLMQQFYQNLANGMTKADALRQAQLFLLNGNQPNPTGTDRTGNVTIGIRDIRTGLPPEVSSRLSHPYYWAPFILIGNGL
- a CDS encoding CTB family bacteriocin, which gives rise to MTNEMNNTVNEMNMASMESIEAGAIELSEQDLEAVSGGLNLSFGDVDSFFQQSGNFFSGKKLSVDQATFAGPNGSGTISSIDFQQVDSGAFQNIGIG
- a CDS encoding cyclic nucleotide-binding domain-containing protein produces the protein MTNSLLHEFTNSEIEWMLSVGKPIDLPAGVLLIDPNYAPESLYLLLEGELALCLTQNEAAGQPDAEDAHILEFDRLALGNLVGVIPFLEDCTAHLMVRSLTPAKVFALPRSAISEKLQSDSQFAAHFYRATVFLLMRQLTRLSQRIGCNVAQLSQMQLREASMVFAELQDSDLDWLIAVGQVRQFPGDMVLIQAGRPIDEMHLVLEGAVALNLSRDFSPLLLANPNVQEEELARLSRGDLVGELLAIDAFPSNVTVRTLRETEVLSIPKWRLKAKLLHDPDFAARFYRVLALLLANKQQAVIQQLGYDTSSNELNSQRLSQLALAEARFEWMLKRIGTQLNSGEAIQW